A window of the Fusarium poae strain DAOMC 252244 chromosome 3, whole genome shotgun sequence genome harbors these coding sequences:
- a CDS encoding hypothetical protein (BUSCO:25330at5125): MKAFLTRTKRKASPEPQTENAEPEEPTEVKLALLSSLHPQLDQEDLLDILLAHEGSVSEASAALKVQIPIKKGPRVVGYQQSLKQFTSTSDSSSLNNAPTKKKLKSKAGSTLHLYDPEDIAEHTPCTIIHNFLPPEDANRLLEELLEESKTFEKITFQLFESVVSSPHTSSFYVESYDEIQRQKTEYHYNGGRLTDVRRITPQLVSVKPKVQEAVNAEIQKRIKTRYPGGKKLKYQSPNPWVPNSAFVNAYTGPQQNVGWHSDHLTYLGPRAVIGSISLGVAREFRVRRILPKDRDRKTTQDQDAEGQISIHLPHNSLLVMHAEMQEEWKHSIAPALSIDPHPISGTTRINITYRDYRANMHPRLTPRCQCGLPCVLRVVTKKKDNFGRYFWMCYANSPGQENCGFFQWAEFDDDGNPQFKKQLGKT, translated from the exons ATGAAGGCATTTTTGACTCGCACAAAACGGAAAGCATCTCCAGAGCCTCAAACAGAGAACGCGGAACCAGAAGAGCCAACCGAAGTCAAATTAGCATTGCTATCGTCTTTACACCCGCAGCTCGACCAAGAAGACTTGCTCGATATCTTACTGGCTCATGAAGGATCTGTATCCGAGGCATCCGCGGCCCTCAAAGTCCAGATACCCATAAAGAAGGGTCCCCGAGTTGTTGGGTATCAGCAATCATTAAAACAATTTACTTCCACAAGTGATTCTAGTTCCTTGAATAATGCACCTACTAAAAAGAAGCTAAAGTCGAAAGCGGGAAGCACACTGCATCTGTACGACCCTGAAGACATTGCTGAGCATACCCCATGTACCATCATTCACAATTTTTTACCCCCTGAGGATGCCAATCGGTTGCTAGAAGAGCTATTAGAGGAATCAAAAACTTTCGAAAAGATCACGTTCCAGCTATTCGAGAGTGTCGTTTCTAGCCCACATACATCTAGCTTCTACGTCGAAAGTTACGACGAGATACAGCGTCAGAAAACAGAGTATCACTACAACGGCGGCCGACTCACG GATGTTCGGCGTATTACACCTCAGCTCGTCAGCGTGAAACCAAAAGTTCAGGAGGCTGTCAACGCCGAGATTCAGAAACGAATCAAGACTCGGTATCCTGGGGGCAAGAAGTTGAAATACCAATCTCCAAACCCTTGGGTTCCGAACTCGGCCTTTGTCAATGCCTACACAGGCCCACAGCAAAATGTCGGCTGGCACAGTGATCATTTAACGTACCTTGGGCCGAGAGCAGTCATTGGGTCGATCTCTTTGGGTGTCGCTCGCGAGTTCCGTGTCAGAAGGATACTTCCCAAGGATCGCGACAGAAAAACGACCCAGGACCAAGATGCGGAGGGACAGATATCGATTCATCTTCCTCATAACTCGCTCTTGGTAATGCATGCTGAGATGCAAGAGGAATGGAAGCACAGCATTGCACCAGCGTTATCGATCGATCCTCATCCCATTTCAGGGACAACCCGTATCAACATTACGTACCGAGACTATCGCGCTAATATGCACCCAAGACTTACCCCTAGATGCCAATGTGGGCTGCCATGCGTGCTGAGGGTAGtgacaaagaagaaagataatTTTGGGAGATACTTTTGGATGTGCTATGCTAATTCTCCAGGACAGGAGAATTGTGGTTTCTTTCAGTGGGCCGagtttgacgatgatgggaACCCCCAGTTCAAGAAGCAGTTGGGTAAAACATAG